From the genome of Neodiprion pinetum isolate iyNeoPine1 chromosome 3, iyNeoPine1.2, whole genome shotgun sequence, one region includes:
- the Cda4 gene encoding chitin deacetylase 1, whose product MKLPGSVLVCTALLVTVCAEKSVKFSDEPFICPEGQGNGNFADPATCKRFYQCVDSFPYLNRCPSGLHFDDISKFCTFKNEARCGPIPVTPAPITETPIDIALKCDTANCELPYCFCSRDGTIIPGGIEREETPQMIVMTFDGAVNHNNFDHYQKIFAKDRVNPNNCPIKGTFFISHEYCNYNMVQGLAHDGHEIGVETISLQKGLEDKGYEEWVGEMIGMREILKYFSNVTSSEMVGMRAPYLKPGRNTQYKVIEDFGFIYDSSIGISPSKIPIWPYTLDYKIPHECKAGTCPTKTFPGVWELPLNAHYVESYEGGHCPYLDQCVLHNHDADDVLEWLQEDFSRYYDQNRAPYMMPFHTNWFQIKELEQGLHKFVDWALSLPDVYFVTGTQVLNWMTDPTPLKNLNTFDAWGCKKRDNVPEPMCNNANKCALDFKPAEANFTATRYLETCRECPNKYPWLGDAEGTGLFNDNYNPERK is encoded by the exons ATGAAGCTACCAGGATCGGTGCTCGTATGCACCGCATTACTGGTTACAG TTTGCGCTGAAAAAAGCGTCAAGTTCAGCGATGAACCGTTTATCTGCCCGGAAGGTCAAGGAAACGGTAATTTCGCCGATCCGGCGACCTGCAAAAGATTTTATCAG TGCGTAGATTCGTTTCCGTACCTGAACAGATGTCCCTCCGGGCTGCACTTTGACGATATCAGCAAATTCTGCACGTTCAAAAATGAAGCAAGATGCGGTCCAATTCCTGTTA CTCCTGCACCGATAACGGAAACGCCTATAGACATAGCGTTAAAATGCGACACCGCGAATTGTGAATTACCGTATTGTTTCTGCTCCCGCGATGGAACGATAATACCTGGAGGTATAGAGCGTGAAGAg ACACCCCAAATGATTGTAATGACTTTCGATGGTGCAGTAAACCACAATAACTTTGATCACTATCAAAAGATATTTGCGAAGGACAGAGTGAATCCTAATAACTGCCCGATAAAGGGGACGTTCTTCATCTCACACGAATACTGCAATTACAACATGGTCCAAGGCCTGGCGCATGACGGTCACGAAATTGGTGTTGAAACCATATC TCTTCAGAAAGGTTTGGAGGACAAAGGGTACGAAGAATGGGTCGGTGAGATGATTGGTATGCGagagattttgaaatatttcagtaaCGTTACATCCAGCGAAATGGTTGGCATGCGTGCACCATATCTAAAGCCTGGTCGTAACACGCAGTACAAAGTCATCGAAGACTTTGGGTTCATATACGATAGCAGCATTGGTATTTCACCATCAAAAATACCAATCTGGCCGTATACTCTCGACTACAAAATTCCTCATGAATGTAAAGCTGGAACATGTCCCACTAAAACTTTCCCAG GTGTTTGGGAATTGCCTCTCAATGCTCACTACGTAGAAAGCTACGAAGGTGGGCACTGTCCGTACTTGGATCAATGCGTCTTACACAACCACGATGCCGATGATGTTCTCGAGTGGCTCCAAGAGGATTTCAGTCGTTACTATGACCAAAATCGGGCGCCTTACATGATGCCGTTCCACACGAATTGGTTCCAAATCAAAGAATTGGAACAAGGTCTTCACAAGTTTGTCGACTGGGCACTCTCATT GCCTGACGTATACTTTGTGACAGGCACACAAGTCTTAAATTGGATGACTGATCCTACgccattgaaaaatttgaatacatttGACGCATGGGGATGTAAGAAGCGGGACAATGTTCCAGAGCCAATGTGCAATAATGCTAATAAGTGTGCACTTGATTTCAAGCCTGCAGAAGCCAATTTTACCGCAACtag GTATCTAGAAACATGTAGGGAATGCCCGAATAAATATCCGTGGTTGGGAGATGCTGAGGGCACTGGATTATTCAATGACAACTACAATCCGGAAAGAAAATAG
- the ND-B14.5B gene encoding NADH dehydrogenase [ubiquinone] 1 subunit C2 has product MGEMTEKEPNIQWALDLLTPHPERERFVLYDYWPPVTCALAGFASALVVNYFGKRPLMSGIQSHIVLTVLGAGIGQWGHLKRESILSERDAVFRDYIRRHPEDFPEPERKKWGDQFLEWVPVR; this is encoded by the exons ATGGGCGAAATGACAGAGAAAGAACCCAACATACAGTGGGCTTTAGACCTATTGACACCCCATCCAGAGCGTGAACGTTTTGTTTTATACGATTATTGGCCTCCTGTAACGTGTGCTCTGGCAGGTTTCGCCTCGGCTCTAGTCGTAAATTACTTTGGAAAAAGACCTTTAATGTCAG gaATTCAATCACACATAGTGCTTACCGTACTGGGAGCTGGTATAGGTCAATGGGGTCATCTCAAAAGAGAAAGCATACTTTCAGAGAGGGACGCCGTTTTTCGTGATTACATTCGGCGCCATCCTGAAGATTTTCCAGAGCCAG AACGTAAAAAGTGGGGTGACCAATTTCTGGAGTGGGTTCCAGTGCGCTAG
- the LOC124214439 gene encoding cilia- and flagella-associated protein 70, which translates to MTKGKAGSKNEIEKENLAEPAQANTSALSPEESDIQKSIEITINSIENLSTVNMVGGEGIEVLIKVQHNDNMLGESPLLKLDQIEEDSVINIDYNTLFTIVINKESSTQTAVSTPILITALTNCNSSNNATMNTIDASGDASSKDKAKRSSALKLKNSKGNHESVILGICNFDLIPLFLGEESLTEKLILEVPSLNASEAIISWSSLPRLTVSARLLDKNIFPPEMNINFLTITVESIYNLPSSFTEDMDYKASTVVYASSEVPDDITFDSGVRMSVPDTEKVKCWESLAHLEGHAKFAKYKLNSDVTRNELKNDLDLKLSETAPRVQWNSMRRSLLLHSGSEEMLSAIKRYKYWPFFFNVSGKAKNGGKQKTKETDTYLLFQSYVDVSDLLYPGTTRTRVVARLHTFSLSAMAEQTGVHKSVFVKYIPKESIKEKDLKRRKSSTKDSSLPMTAGVSTETEYVPSFPVMSENGQSTFVIIEFELHHSLQPARTLADLTGSIDKMVHSCILPPIPCTSDLAEEQYSNCIRKLVDTLCEAYQDFIQNHMIPSASQQRPHKISSSVEIFGSNEGSNSGKKFGDDINVGSGDQKDCKYSYIKDDIACFVQYLHDTGSYLTVRSTLKSKIIMLLDQKFKIEMYMLGKKECQNFVATTYIYLVEQMHRTLNIVVEGQNARDLLNGNPIANASFFAEESCAFESTDDARTEYLNIIEKDKKNPDSWVEYAVYLLRIKDIDRATECCREAIVLDKKHKIALLLYGVILCHKEQYCDAEVFLQTVTKIYPRFPEGWAILHLFYLRTEYFLGADVTIQVALKCMKDKDLDSISTHFLNRDPLVWTALNYPKNRIYLVTAVLLLKMFCLDFAGIALSQELLEMGRTRHFLYFMATQHYMEDRYDDAICHLQELVSLHGMEYSVASLMGHCHLKVGSFDQAMYCYEFANCSFDRPEDLHLAQLRLGYLYLDTDKYEAARKLFLVVCKNSPTCRSWLGVGIASYYLNDMKNAEKSLTEANNLSMHNAEVWGYLCLVNMSLQRYDEFLQCYRQVLKNNLSNVRVWTMIKDLMDSLDYVTPMLTIDSKESFMHESPEFEGGQDCHEPDDN; encoded by the exons ATGACTAAG GGCAAAGCTGGTAGTAAAAATGAGatagaaaaagagaatttAGCTGAACCCGCCCAGGCAAATACATCCGCTTTATCTCCGGAAGAATCAGATATCCAAAAGTCAATCGAGATAACTATCAAcagtattgaaaatttgtctacagTTAATATG GTGGGAGGAGAGGGTATCGAAGTACTGATAAAAGTTCAGCACAATGATAATATGTTGGGAGAAAGTCCTTTGCTAAAATTAGACCAGATTGAAGAGGACTCTGTGATCAACATCGATTATAATACTCTGTTTacaattgtaataaataaagagaGCAGCACGCAAACCGCAGTATCGACGCCAATTTTAA TAACCGCTTTGACAAATTGCAACAGTAGCAATAATGCGACAATGAATACCATCGATGCATCTGGGGATGCCAGCAGTAAGGACAAGGCAAAGCGGAGTTCTGCCTTGAAACTAAAAAACTCGAAGGGAAATCATGAATCAGTTATTTTAGGAATCTGCAATTTTGATCTTATACCACTGTTCTTAG GAGAAGAAAGCCTGACAGAAAAACTGATATTGGAAGTGCCATCGCTCAATGCTAGTGAAGCAATTATTTCTTGGAGTAGCTTACCACGTTTAACTGTCTCGGCACGGTTACTGGATAAAAACATTTTCCCTCCTGAAATGAACATCAATTTTCTGACAATCACCGTCGAAAGCATTTATAACTTGCCATCTTCTTTCACTGAAGATATGGACTACAAAGCAAGCACAGTCGTCTATGCCTCAAGTGAA GTGCCAGATGATATTACATTTGACAGTGGTGTAAGGATGAGTGTTCCTGATACTGAAAAAGTTAAGTGTTGGGAATCATTAGCCCATTTGGAAGGACATGCTAAGTTCGCGAAATACAAACTGAATAGTGATGTTACAAGAAATGAACTTAAAAACGACCTTGACCTCAAG TTATCAGAAACAGCACCCAGAGTACAGTGGAATTCTATGCGACGTTCGTTGCTTTTGCATTCAGGATCTGAAGAGATGTTGAGCGCAATCAAAAG GTACAAGTATtggccgtttttttttaatgttagTGGAAAGGCAAAGAATGGAGGaaagcaaaaaacaaaagagaCGGACACTTACCTACTATTTCAGAGCTATGTGGACGTTTCTGACCTCCTCTATCCTGGCA CGACAAGAACTCGAGTGGTTGCACGATTACACACGTTCAGTTTGTCAGCTATGGCTGAACAGACGGGAGTTCATAAATCTGTATTTGTAAAATACATACCAAAAGAGTCGATCAAAGAAAAGGATTTGAAGAGGAGAAAATCTTCTACAAAAGATAGTTCACTTCCAATG ACTGCAGGAGTATCAACAGAGACTGAATACGTACCAAGTTTTCCTGTAATGTCAGAAAACGGTCAGTCTACATTTGTCATCATCGAGTTTGAATTACATCATTCATTGCAGCCAGCACGAACATTGGCAGATCTGACAGGCAG CATAGACAAGATGGTACACAGTTGTATCTTACCACCAATACCATGTACAAGTGATCTGGCTGAAGAACAGTACTCAAACTGTATCAGAAAATTAGTAGACACACTTTGCGAAGCATACCAG GATTTCATTCAAAACCATATGATACCTAGTGCATCTCAGCAGAGACCCCATAAGATTTCATCATCTGTAGAAATATTTGGTTCAAATGAAGGATCTAACAGCGGGAAAAAATTTGGTGACGATATTAATGTTGGATCAGGTGATCAGAAGGACTGTAAATATAGCTACATTAAG GATGACATTGCTTGCTTTGTACAATATCTACATGACACAGGATCATATTTGACCGTACGTAGTACactgaaaagtaaaataataatgctactggatcaaaaattcaaaatagaaATGTATATGCTCGGTAAAAAAGAGTGTCAG aACTTTGTCGCTACAACTTATATATACCTGGTCGAACAAATGCATCGCACCTTGAATATAGTTGTCGAGGGCCAGAACGCCAGAGACTTGTTAAATGGTAATCCTATTGCAAACGCAAGTTTCTTTGCAGAAGAATCATGTGCATTTGAGTCCACAGACGATGCACGTACAGAGTATCTAAAT ATAATagaaaaggataaaaaaaatcctgataGTTGGGTCGAGTATGCCGTATACTTACTTCGCATTAAAGATATAGACCGTGCCACAGAATGTTGTCGCGAGGCCATTGTATTAGACAAAAAGCATAAAATCGC ATTACTTTTATATGGCGTAATTCTTTGTCATAAAGAACAGTACTGTGATGCAGAggtttttcttcaaactgtgacaaaaatttatcctCGGTTTCCCGAAGGATGGGCTATTCTTCATCTCTTTTATCTTCGAACGGAATACTTCCtag gtGCTGATGTCACTATTCAAGTCGCACTAAAGTGCATGAAAGACAAGGATTTGGATAGCATTTCCACCCATTTTTTGAATCGCGATCCATTGGTTTGGACAGCATTAAATTATCCAAAGAATAGAATTTATCTTGTAACAGCAGTTTTACTGCTGAAAATGTTTTGCTTggat TTTGCAGGCATAGCGCTTTCACAAGAATTGTTAGAAATGGGCAGAACAAGACATTTTCTGTATTTTATGGCTACACAACATTATATGGAAGATAGATATGACGATGCAATATGCCATTTACAAGAACTAGTAAGCTTACATGGAATG GAATACTCAGTGGCAAGCTTAATGGGACATTGTCACTTGAAAGTGGGCAGCTTTGACCAAGCAATGTACTGTTACGAATTTGCCAATTGTTCATTTGATCGTCCTGAAGACCTACATCTTGCACAGCTAAG ATTGGGATACCTATATCTTGACACTGATAAATACGAAGCTGcaagaaaacttttccttgTTGTTTGTAAGAATTCACCGACATGTCGGTCATGGCTTGGTGTAGGAATTGCCTCTTATTAC TTGAACGATatgaaaaatgctgaaaaatcACTGACAGAAGCTAATAATTTGAGCATGCATAATGCTGAAGTGTGGGGCTATCTATGCTTAGTGAACATGTCATTACAGCGTTACGACGAATTTCTCCAATGCTATAGACAAGTTTTGaag AACAATCTGTCGAATGTACGGGTATGGACAATGATAAAGGACCTAATGGACAGTCTCGATTATGTAACTCCTATGTTAACCATTGATTCCAAGGAAAGTTTTATGCACGAATCACCAGAATTTGAAGGTGGCCAGGATTGCCACGAGCCTGACGATAACTGA
- the LOC124215153 gene encoding probable serine/threonine-protein kinase DDB_G0272282 — protein MASTALEEKINKIRQRNEEIRRRHEEVEADKQNAAKLNALVKMVPPTDWPERKEPPEFSNPPAPRSNGNYKPKSSAREHRVQQQQYHAAGGDGKKTHVFAEGDGPPPDPSYNFLADTEREERARDDLRDDRFRGRGGSQRGTSKRRGGDPQGHSKDYRGSASGTKDATRPEYEAWRAERNRIDEARISRQRTAEGNWRREWDNNKVNVAENETGAPKSVRLNIGETVRKDHKEFDKWQSNGNDHDSPRGRGGKQHVSRGAPRGSPINRVYQHSNSFEQYHGHTSPSANKSASLSPNGIDERTVVATDKSIKVIVNHETTTSKSPVMSVKVSSSSIAGTGRVGPRQKPRILYSSQSENEASSHEHDKFFNHKSPDDKTSHVYFNRDNDEQQRSVPKSPHPHRKTDGNSKSPYLPRKEFKYDAQQQRHGENESKSPYTQRKQVKDSPKSPHFEKKADFSNRDSNIRQKNKSSGASTHSQKRTFDKTKHDSQKYTTPKKFEEPYTPKPQRTHKRNDKSKSLHHGNCREGQEPNTNESNTQSDNLNNDKSERSTNNQIVNNSENYNETNNVNDICEKQSSEDTALVNAVNETENGDKFASKPIIDSENASPSTGVIGIGKSDTDKICSIDTCDITDKSEPMIILNYENTSSEELCNKNAEKESEIDSMIPNSDEDKTGEHCDIVEQIETSNELPKVLDESQKKPDIQTITEINIVDSTLETNCTVENISDNEIKCEQLNSIPAKGLDNVKEPEENVLTLTNELQSEAKAEIFQKPKDIAEELLQASNAVETSDVEKEALSSLEMKVQDNEEIASSNVDSQVVKNPEDKETSVI, from the exons ATGGCGTCGACTGCTTTGgaagagaaaattaataagATTAGGCAAAGGAATGAAGAGATCCGGCGAAGGCATGAA GAAGTGGAAGCAGACAAACAAAATGCAGCTAAATTAAATGCCCTGGTAAAAATGGTCCCCCCGACCGATTGGCCGGAGAGAAAGGAACCACCTGAATTCTCCAATCCACCTGCTCCAAGAAGTAATGGTAATTACAAGCCAAAATCTTCTGCGAGAGAACATCGTGTGCAACAACAGCAATATCATGCTGCAGGTGGAGATGGAAAGAAGACACACGTATTTGCTGAG GGCGATGGACCACCTCCAGATCCTAGCTACAATTTTCTTGCTGACACTGAAAGAGAAGAAAGGGCTAGAGATGATTTGAGAGATGATCGATTCAGAGGTCGCGGTGGATCTCAGCGAGGCACTTCTAAAAGAAGAGGCGGGGATCCGCAAGGGCATTCCAAA GATTATCGAGGATCAGCCTCGGGAACTAAGGATGCTACCAGACCAGAGTATGAAGCTTGGCGAGCTGAGCGCAATCGAATTGACGAAGCCCGAATTAGTCGCCAACGTACAGCTGAGGGTAACTGGCGTCGAGAGTGGGATAATAATAAG GTAAACGTTGCGGAAAATGAAACTGGAGCTCCAAAATCTGTGCGCCTAAATATTGGAGAGACTGTTAGAAAAGACCACAAGGAGTTCGATAAGTGGCAAAGCAATG GCAATGATCATGATTCCCCTCGTGGCCGTGGTGGAAAGCAGCATGTTAGTCGTGGTGCTCCGAGAGGATCTCCTATCAATCGAGTTTACCAGCATTCAAATTCATTTGAGCAATATCATGGGCATACGTCACCTTCAGCTAATAAATCTGCATCTCTGTCCCCGAACGGAATTGATGAACGGACTGTTGTAGCGACTGATAAAAGTATCAAAGTTATTGTCAATCACGAGACAACTACTAGCAAGAGTCCTGTGATGAGTGTTAAAG TGAGTTCTTCAAGTATTGCTGGTACAGGCCGGGTTGGACCACGTCAAAAACCCCGCATTCTGTACAGCAGTCAATCAGAAAATGAGGCATCCAGCCACGaacatgataaatttttcaatcataaaTCTCCAGATGATAAAACAAGTCATGTTTACTTCAACCGAGATAATGATGAGCAACAGCGCTCTGTTCCAAAGAGCCCACATCCACATCGTAAGACGGATGGTAACTCTAAATCTCCGTATTTACCTAGGAAAGAATTTAAGTATGATGCACAACAGCAGAGACATGGAGAAAACGAATCTAAATCACCATACACGCAACGAAAACAAGTTAAAGACTCTCCAAAGTCTCCGCATTTTGAAAAGAAAgccgatttttcaaatcggGACTCTAATATTAggcaaaaaaacaaatcttcGGGTGCATCTACTCATTCTCAAAAACGAACGTTTGATAAGACCAAGCATGATTCACAGAAATATACTACTCCAAAAAAGTTTGAAGAGCCATATACTCCAAAACCTCAACGAACACATAAGCGAAATGATAAATCAAAAAGTTTACACCACGGTAACTGTAGAGAAGGGCAAGAACCGAATACTAACGAAAGCAACACACAGTCAGACAATCTTAATAACGATAAATCTGAACGATCTACCAATAACCAAATTGTCAATAACAGTGAAAATTACAATGAAACCAATAATGTAAACGATATCTGTGAAAAACAATCTTCTGAGGACACTGCGCTCGTTAACGCAGTCAATGAAACCGAAAACGGAGACAAGTTTGCGTCGAAACCAATTATAGATTCAGAAAATGCCAGTCCATCTACTGGTGTGATAGGAATTGGAAAAAGTGATACTGATAAAATTTGCTCCATTGATACTTGTGATATAACTGACAAATCTGAACCAATGATTATACTGAACTATGAGAATACCAGTTCAGAAgaattatgtaataaaaatgctGAGAAAGAGAGTGAAATTGATTCTATGATTCCGAATTCTGATGAAGATAAAACCGGTGAACACTGTGATATTGTTGAACAAATTGAGACTAGTAACGAATTGCCAAAAGTATTAGATGAATCACAAAAAAAACCAGACATTCAAACAATTACTGAAATCAATATAGTAGACAGTACACTGGAAACAAACTGCACTGTCGAAAATATATCTGATAACGAAATTAAATGTGAACAGCTGAATTCAATTCCTGCAAAAGGCCTTGATAATGTGAAGGAGCCGGAAGAAAATGTACTCACTCTGACAAATGAACTGCAGAGTGAAGCAAAagctgaaatatttcagaagcCTAAAGATATTGCAGAAGAACTTCTGCAAGCTAGTAACGCCGTTGAGACCTCAGATGTCGAGAAAGAAGCGCTTTCATCACTGGAAATGAAGGTGCAGGATAATGAAGAAATAGCTTCAAGCAATGTAGACAGCCAAGTTGTTAAGAATCCAGAAGATAAAGAAACTTCAGTAAtctaa